The following proteins are co-located in the Plasmodium brasilianum strain Bolivian I chromosome 11, whole genome shotgun sequence genome:
- a CDS encoding glutaredoxin-like protein, protein MNFIKKEEQGKFVDEEGTKLFYINSNKAKEYESHMDVLHAIVEDYDRLKVYVINKEDCSGNVSGSDNKFQFELYEHKELLKSFVNCNIGTVTSFLRKYIGSRNANGQIKNNNDAEEESIEANTVKKIEYLLKSNKIILFMKGSKSFPQCKFSNAVVFILNSLKIKYNTYDILQDEHIRNQLKIYSNWPTYPQLYINSELIGGHDIIKSMYDSNELKGIIPQDCLEEAKITYYARSGENKITG, encoded by the exons ATGAACTTTATAAAGAAAGAAGAACAAGGGAAATTTGTCGATGAGGAGGGGACAAAactcttttatataaattcaaataAGGCAAAAGAGTACGAGTCACATATGGACGTTTTGCATGCAATAGTTGAGGATTATGATAGACTTAAAGTGTATGTTATAAACAAGGAGGATTGTAGTGGTAATGTTAGCGGAAGTGATAATAAGTTCCAGTTCGAGTTGTATGAACATAAGGAGTTGTTAAAAAGCTTTGTAAATTGTAATATAGGTACAGTTACTTCCTTTTTAAGAAAGTATATTGGTTCACGCAATGCTAATGGtcagataaaaaataataatgatgctGAAGAAGAAAGTATTGAAGCCAATactgttaaaaaaattgagtatttattaaaaagtaataaaattatactttttatgaAAGGAAGTAAAAGTTTTCCACAATGCAAATTTAGTAACGctgttgtttttattttaaatagtttaaaaataaaatacaatacaTATGACATTTTACAAGATGAACATATTAGGAATCAgctaaaaatttattctaaTTGGCCTACTTATCCGCAGCTATACATTAATAGTGAACTAATAGGCGGTCATGATATTATAAAGAGCATGTATGACAGCAACGAATTAAAGGGGATAATACCGCAGGATTGTTTGGAGGA AGCTAAAATTACTTATTATGCTCGTAGTGGCGAGAACAAAATAAcaggatga
- a CDS encoding coatomer alpha subunit yields MCQIDFVEREEKDENEYIYEDQAKVKTNTKNKAKMLVKCETKSHRVKSISFHPKINMILAGLHNGVIQLWDYRIGILIDKFEEHEGPVRGVDFHSVQPLFVSGADDYLIKVWNIHLKKCVFNLVGHLDYIRIVQFHLEYPWVLSASDDQTIRIWNWQSRVCIAILTGHNHYVMCAQFHHTFDLVISSSLDKTLRVWDIKLLREKNVISKNDISKNDISSKNDISLSDKPYGISKNMYNAEFLNMSSESMNMYSFISNQQQYQQQYPNQYQQQQQQQQQSNSNNMFGASDAVCKFVLEGHEKGVNCCTFHPNLPIIASGSDDKLVKLWRYNDNKCWELDTLRGHFNNVSSLLFHRTNDDLLLSNSEDRTIRIWDITKRTCIHTFRRDNDRFWILAFKPNSNLIASGHDSGMVIFKFEKEKCPFDTYENILFYCKEKRIFMYDIHRDTHMTICTIRKSVNAMISGYHKLIYNHFCTTHIMILFIYKEEDNYNFDLIICDKVNSSTKHGTENASSSSLNFFKSWTKKDNTINKTNANVNNEINLDSVKYLIKNKHCYNVTFLSRNKYILVERKSSAVSSVSARNYGQHCSSSSSNHNYVLNIHNLPDDNLYKKVEIPFKVESVYTLNNNKIIICSDHRIYLYDINLKKILNEMHHTDSIISVEVLKDYVAFVFKYNIVITTTDLAHLCTVHEYTRVKSGIWDENNNSVFIYNTISHLKYILINGETGLIKYMDEPVYLFKIYNNHLYYINRQQIVKNELLNDTEYLFKLSLINNDEESAYRYLNMHCNSYSMNELDKKKKDLYFSYNLIGYIKKKGFANLAVHMVNNNHTLFNLSIQLGHLNNALKAAKKIDKKHIWNILSVHALLLGNYDIAEYSLQRNKAYDKLSFLYFFSGNIEKLKKMLSISIIRKDFISIFLNSLYLGNIEQRINIFIQQNQLNLALICSHLYNIPINLSEKQFDFDINECTYFPQKSYYLSPPIPIVKIEEGLLQRQKEEVVPSVTAHLHGKGKEQQGEEQEDQREQHERYASPYPPKVPMCWNNSYNWPVVNLEQTYRRHDDKGEKAKKTHTKLQKQERDTNNLNRQGENGKKRTGGYPGKKTTTSFEGEDHFNDVRSDGKSSFGDENDVWKDDVNDEDIINISLDLNVDVDDHQNFINKKFTKIEKGESVIHKSLRKNGKIIDYIRTGNIGTALKLISKKFGIVDMKPLKFIIKSIYVSTYAYMTPMQNMLPLKIPINMNEHTLNNNVYITKSFLFNHIKKAHKLVTLGKFSLALDMFRNILYHMLFINPNDHNDDNDEKELNEYLDMCTSYILAMRLEEERNVTANQDPRRSLELMAYFTCTSLQNSHLYLVLRRGMGLAWKAQNYVTAGSFAKRLINGNYKNIKGSDEEIIKAKKILLMCEQKSTEQYNIDYDPNDYSNSEAITNSIKVCCMSLTRIKANEDVVICPFCQSIAKKEFTSKLCPNCVVAQLGVKALGFDFLNKNY; encoded by the exons AAACAAAGCGAAGATGTTGGTAAAATGTGAAACAAAAAGTCATCGAGTGAAAAGTATTTCATTCCACCCAAAGATAAACATGATACTAGCAGGACTACATAATGGGGTAATACAGTTATGGGATTATAGAATAGGTATACTAATAGACAAGTTTGAAGAACATGAAGGACCAGTAAGAGGTGTAGATTTCCATTCGGTTCAACCACTTTTTGTTAGCGGAGCTGATGACTATTTAATTAAAGTATggaatatacatttaaaaaaatgtgtttttaatttagttGGTCATTTAGATTATATAAGAATAGTTCAATTTCATTTAGAGTATCCTTGGGTTCTTTCAGCATCTGATGATCAAACTATTAGGATATGGAATTGGCAAAGTAGAGTATGTATTGCTATATTAACAGGTCATAATCATTATGTAATGTGTGCTCAGTTTCATCATACATTTGATTTGGTCATATCTAGTAGTTTAGATAAAACCTTAAGGGTATGGGACATCAAATtattaagagaaaaaaatgttatatcgAAAAATGATATTTCTAAGAATGACATATCAtctaaaaatgatatatcttTAAGTGATAAACCATACGGTATATCAAAAAACATGTACAATgcagaatttttaaatatgagtAGTGAAAGTATGAACATGTATTCGTTCATCTCGAATCAGCAGCAGTATCAACAGCAGTACCCGAATCAATACCAGCAACagcaacaacaacaacaacagagtaacagtaataacaTGTTTGGAGCATCGGATGCTGTTTGTAAATTCGTTTTAGAAGGACATGAAAAAGGAGTGAACTGTTGTACATTCCATCCGAATTTGCCAATTATTGCATCAGGATCCGATGAtaaattagtaaaattatGGAGATATAATGATAACAAGTGTTGGGAACTAGATACTCTTAGAGGtcattttaataatgttTCAAGTTTATTATTTCACAGAACAAATGATGATTTGTTACTAAGTAACAGTGAAGATAGGACAATAAGAATATGGGATATAACTAAAAGGACGTGCATACATACCTTTAGAAGAGATAATGATCGATTTTGGATTTTAGCTTTTAAACCAAATTCTAATCTAATAGCATCAGGACATGATTCTGGTAtggttatttttaaatttgaaaaagagaaatgcCCATTTGatacatatgaaaatattcttttctaTTGTAAAGAGAAACGTATCTTTATGTATGATATACATAGGGACACACATATGACAATTTGCACAATTCGAAAGAGTGTAAATGCTATGATATCTGGATATCACAAACTTATATACAATCATTTTTGCACAACACATATTATGatcctttttatatacaaagaAGAGGATAACTACAACTTTGATCTTATTATATGTGATAAAGTCAACAGTTCAACAAAACATGGCACAGAAAAtgcttcttcctcttctttaaattttttcaaatctTGGACAAAGAAGGATAACACCATAAATAAGACGAATgcaaatgtaaataatgaaattaacCTTGACAGTGTCAAGTATTTGATAAAGAACAAGCACTGCTATAACGTTACCTTTCTTTCTAGAAATAAGTACATCCTTGTGGAAAGAAAAAGTAGTGCAGTGAGTAGTGTAAGTGCTAGAAACTATGGACAGCATTgcagcagtagtagtagtaaccATAATTACGtgttaaatatacataatttaccGGACGACAACCTGTACAAGAAAGTGGAAATCCCCTTTAAAGTTGAAAGTGTATATAcattgaataataataaaattattatttgttcagatcatagaatatatttatatgatatcaatcttaaaaaaatattaaacgaAATGCATCACACAGACAGTATTATATCAGTGGAAGTTCTTAAGGACTATGTagcttttgtttttaaatataacattgttattactacaaCGGACCTTGCTCACCTATGCACAGTACACGAGTATACAAGAGTGAAGAGCGGTATCTgggatgaaaataataacagtgtatttatatataatactattaGTCATctgaaatatatacttataaatgGTGAAACAGGACTAATTAAGTATATGGACGAACctgtgtatttatttaaaatatataataatcatttatattatattaatagacAACAAATTGTTAAGAATGAACTTTTGAATGATACCgagtatttatttaaattatctcTTATTAACAATGATGAAGAATCTGCATATCGTTACTTAAACATGCATTGTAATTCATACAGTATGAATGAattggataaaaaaaaaaaagatttatacTTCAGTTATAACCTTATtggatatattaaaaaaaaaggttttgCAAATTTAGCTGTACATATGgttaataataatcataCGTTATTCAATTTGTCAATTCAGCTTGGCCATTTAAATAATGCATTAAAAGCTGCAAAAAAAATcgataaaaaacatatatggaATATCTTAAGTGTACATGCTTTGTTACTAGGAAATTATGATATAGCGGAATATTCTTTACAACGAAATAAAGCATATGACAAATTATCAtttctttactttttcagtgggaatattgaaaaattgaaaaaaatgctaTCCATATCAATTATAAGAAAAGactttatttctatatttctaAACTCGTTATATTTAGGAAATATTGaacaaagaataaatatCTTTATTCAACAAAATCAACTAAATCTTGCTTTGATTTGttcacatttatataatatacccATCAACTTGTCTGAAAAACAATTCGACTTTGACATAAACGAATGCACCTACTTCCCCCAGAAGTCCTACTACTTGTCCCCCCCCATTCCTATTGTTAAAATAGAGGAGGGCCTGTTGCAAAGGCAAAAGGAGGAAGTCGTTCCTTCGGTCACTGCTCATCTACATGGGAAAGGGAAAGAGCAACAAGGGGAAGAGCAGGAAGATCAACGTGAACAACATGAACGATATGCTTCCCCATACCCGCCGAAGGTGCCGATGTGCTGGAACAACTCGTACAACTGGCCCGTCGTCAATCTGGAGCAAACCTACCGTCGCCATGATGACAAGGGGGAAAAGGCAAAAAAGACACACACTAAGTTACAAAAACAGGAAAGGGACACAAACAACCTGAACAGGCAAGGTGAAAATGGTAAGAAGAGGACAGGTGGTTATCCAGGTAAAAAAACAACAACCTCATTTGAGGGAGAAGACCATTTTAATGATGTCAGATCAGATGGAAAAAGTAGCTTTGGTGATGAAAATGATGTTTGGAAAGATGATGTGAACGATGaagatataattaatatttcctTGGATTTAAATGTAGATGTAGATGATCATCAAAATTTTATCAATAAGAAATTTACCAAAATTGAAAAAGGCGAAAGTGTAATCCATAAATCgttaagaaaaaatggaaaaattattgaCTATATAAGAACAGGAAATATTGGAACTGccttaaaattaatatccAAAAAATTTGGTATTGTAGATATGAAAccattaaaatttattattaaaagtatatatgtttcaacatatgcatatatgacCCCTATGCAAAATATGCTTCCGTTGAAAATACCAATCAATATGAATGAACATACGTTAAATAATAACGTTTATATTACTAaatcatttctttttaatcATATTAAGAAAGCTCATAAGTTAGTTACCTTGGGGAAATTCTCACTAGCTTTAGATATGTTTAGAAATATACTATACCATATGTTATTTATCAATCCAAATGAccataatgatgataatgatgaaaaagaattaaatgaatacTTAGATATGTGTACTAGCTACATTTTAGCTATGCGATTAGAAGAAGAAAGAAATGTAACTGCAAATCAAGATCCAAGGAGAAGCCTAGAATTAATGGCTTACTTTACATGCACGTCTTTGCAAAATTCACATCTATACTTGGTCCTTAGGAGGGGAATGGGTTTAGCTTGGAAAGCGCAGAACTATGTTACAGCGGGATCG TTTGCGAAAAGACTGATAAATGGAAATtacaaaaacataaaagGGTCAGACGAAGAAATCATCaaggcaaaaaaaattttactcaTGTGTGAACAGAAAAGTACAGAACAGTACAACATAGATTATGATCCCAATGACTACAGTAATAGCGAGGCGATTACGA ACAGCATAAAAGTATGCTGTATGAGTTTGACCAGAATAAAGGCAAATGAAGACGTGGTTATTTGTCCCTTTTGCCAATCCATTgcaaaaaaggaatttaCTTCGAAATTATGTCCAAATTGTGTTGTAGCACAGTTGGGAGTAAAG GCCCTTGGTTTCGactttttaaacaaaaactATTAA